The Oncorhynchus masou masou isolate Uvic2021 chromosome 8, UVic_Omas_1.1, whole genome shotgun sequence genome has a window encoding:
- the LOC135543691 gene encoding mediator of RNA polymerase II transcription subunit 22-like: MENMSRVAGIFGNFSDTTWHVEDETQVSRATQAEQNHYEMCVWKQFLILNDFPSVNEAINLQNQQLRSLQEECDKKLTSLRDEIAIDLYELEEEYYSSSYSQWDSTDLPLCEAYRRRDIWASPDGGDTSRSAQEGVEDTDGPTSQETTPKHNLNGHGTTGAIDEP; encoded by the exons ATGGAGAACATGTCtcgggtggctggaatctttggcAATTTCTCAGACACCACCTGGCAT GTAGAGGATGAGACACAGGTCTCTCGGGCTACACAGGCTGAGCAGAACCATTATGagat GTGCGTGTGGAAACAGTTTCTGATCCTCAACGACTTCCCGTCGGTCAACGAGGCCATCAACCTGCAGAACCAGCAGCTGCGCTCGCTGCAGGAGGAGTGCGACAAGAAGCTCACCTCGCTCCGCGACGAGATCGCCATCGACCTGTACGAGCTAGAGGAAGAATATTACTCCTCCAG CTACAGTCAGTGGGACAGTACGGACCTGCCTCTGTGCGAGGCCTACCGGCGCCGGGACATTTGGGCGTCCCCGGACGGGGGTGACACATCTCGGTCAGCCCAGGAGGGCGTGGAGGACACAGACGGACCCACCTCACAGGAAACTACCCCCAAACACAACTTAAACGGTCACGGGACCACTGGCGCGATAGATGAGCCCTAA
- the LOC135543827 gene encoding large ribosomal subunit protein eL8: MVSPKGKKSKGKKVAPAPSVAKKHEAKKVVNPLFEKRPKNYGIGQDIQPKRDLTRFVKWPRYIRLQRQRSILYKRLKVPPAINQFTQALDRQTATQLFKLAHKYRPETKQEKKQRLLARAEQKAAGKGDTPTKRPPVLRAGVNTVTTLVESKKAQLVVIAHDVDPIELVVFLPALCRKMGVPYCIVKGKARLGRLVHRKTCTSVAFTQTNPEDKGALAKLVEAIKTNYNDRYEEIRRHWGGGIMGPKSTARITKLEKAKAKELATKLG, translated from the exons ATGGTGAGT CCTAAAGGCAAGAAGTCTAAGGGGAAGAAGGTGGCACCTGCCCCTTCAGTGGCCAAGAAGCACGAGGCCAAGAAAGTGGTCAATCCCCTGTTCGAGAAGAGGCCAAAGAACTATGGCATTG GTCAGGACATCCAGCCCAAGCGTGATCTGACACGCTTTGTGAAATGGCCCCGCTACATTCGCCTGCAGAGGCAGCGCTCCATCCTGTACAAGCGTCTGAAGGTCCCCCCTGCGATCAACCAGTTCACCCAGGCACTGGACCGCCAGACGG CCACACAGCTGTTCAAACTGGCCCACAAGTACAGGCCGGAGACCAAGCAGGAGAAGAAGCAGAGGCTGCTGGCCCGCGCTGAGCAGAAGGCTGCTGGGAAGGGAGATACCCCAACCAAGAGGCCACCTGTTCTCCGTGCAG GTGTGAACACAGTCACCACTCTAGTGGAAAGCAAGAAGGCCCAGCTGGTGGTCATTGCCCACGATGTGGACCCTATTGAG TTAGTGGTGTTCCTGCCTGCTCTGTGTCGTAAGATGGGCGTCCCTTACTGCATTGTCAAGGGAAAGGCCAGGTTGGGACGACTGGTGCACAGAAAGACCTGCACTTCAGTTGCCTTCACACAGACAAACCC TGAGGACAAAGGTGCCCTTGCCAAGCTGGTGGAAGCCATCAAGACCAACTACAATGACAGATACGAGGAG ATCCGTCGTCACTGGGGAGGTGGTATCATGGGCCCCAAGTCCACAGCCCGCATCACAAAGCTGGAGAAGGCAAAGGCCAAGGAACTGGCCACCAAGCTCGGATAA